The window TCAGTGTTTTGTTATCAGTGTGTTGACTGTTGCAGGTCATGGATGTccggaaaaaataaaaaaataaacatcataaCAACAAAGTGGTTTCCCATATTAATCCGAAGgtgttgttttctctgtgtaGATCCTGGAGAGGTTGAATAAAATGTGCAGCAGTGGAGTTTGGAAGAAGCAGCAGAGGTTGTTGAAGAACATGGGGGCTCATAAAGTCATGTTGGACCTGCTGCAGGTTTCCTACGACCAGGTAAGACTGGGCCccgccaaaataaaagcttcttAACACAATATCTAGGCCGTGCCGGACCAACTGAGGCTAAATAGGATTTGGGAACTGAAAAGAGTGGAAATTAAGTCCTATACGGACGCTTTCTGACCGATATATGACcgatctgtatctgtgtctatgtgtgtttgtgtgtgtgtgtgtgtgtgtgtgtgtgtgtgtgtgtgtgtgtgcagcacgATGTGAAGATGCAGGAGATCATCCGCTACACTCATCTGTTCCTCCAGAGGTTCTGTATGGGGAACCAGGAGAACCAGACCCTGCTGCACAAGAACCTGGCCCTCTTTCTCAACCCGGGGGTACGCATcagttattagttattagttatttgGCCTATTTGCATTTAATATCCCGCCAATATTATCTGCCGATATATTGGTATATTTTTTGGTAGTAGGCCAGTAGAGGCCGGTTGAGGCAAGGAGAGGCCAGTAGAGGCCGGTTGAGGCCAGTAGATGCCGGTAGAGGCCGGTAGAGGCCAGTAGAGGCCGGTAGAGGCCGGTAGAGGCCGGTAGAGGCCAGTAGAGGCCGGTAGAGGCCAGTAGAGGCCGGTAGAGGCCGGTAGA of the Etheostoma cragini isolate CJK2018 unplaced genomic scaffold, CSU_Ecrag_1.0 ScbMSFa_2842, whole genome shotgun sequence genome contains:
- the LOC117940598 gene encoding inositol 1,4,5-trisphosphate receptor type 3-like gives rise to the protein ILERLNKMCSSGVWKKQQRLLKNMGAHKVMLDLLQVSYDQHDVKMQEIIRYTHLFLQRFCMGNQENQTLLHKNLALFLNPGLLEAETVQHIFCNNYQLCSEISESVLHHFIHCLATHGRHVQYLNFLHTIIKAEGKYVKKCQDMIMTE